A section of the Rhipicephalus sanguineus isolate Rsan-2018 chromosome 11, BIME_Rsan_1.4, whole genome shotgun sequence genome encodes:
- the LOC119374266 gene encoding uncharacterized protein LOC119374266, protein MDGNTSDRPTIGAEGIATVQIHLPSFWPQNPAAWFTHVEAIFALRRITSQQAKYCHAVSALSTEVVAEFHDLVCTPHETTPYDHFKTTVLQRKSVSVRRRLQQLLNEEELGDRRPSELLRRMQQLLSGCKLDVNSPLLRELFFQRLPQNVVLALATAPDDLPLDKLAEQADRVADYAVGGTVATASSVPLSQLEDRQSRLEQLIDDLAETVNALRPPSHPRRRDRDYRPRLSPRSSSRSGPRRRVYCWYHSNFGASARQCRPPCSWQGNVPQSH, encoded by the coding sequence ATGGACGGGAACACAAGCGACAGACCGACGATCGGCGCAGAGGGCATCGCCACGGTGCAGATTCACCTGCCGTCGTTTTGGCCCCAGAATCCTGCAGCCTGGTTCACGCACGTGGAGGCCATCTTTGCCCTTCGGCGCATTACCTCGCAACAAGCGAAGTATTGCCACGCTGTCTCCGCGCTCTCTACGGAAGTGGTTGCAGAGTTTCACGACCTTGTGTGCACGCCCCATGAAACCACACCTTATGACCactttaaaacgacggtgctgcaaCGCAAGTCTGTGTCTGTGCGCAGGCGTCTCCAGCAGCTTCTCAACGAAGAGGAGCTCGGCGACCGGCGACCGTCAGAACTGCTACGTCGCATGCAGCAGCTTCTCAGTGGCTGTAAGTTGGATGTAAACAGCCCGCTGCTGCGAGAACTGTTTTTCCAGCGCCTGCCACAGAATGTAGTCCTTGCCTTGGCTACCGCACCTGACGACCTGCCCCTCGACAAGCTGGCGGAGCAGGCCGATCGCGTCGCTGACTATGCAGTAGGAGGTACTGTGGCTACGGCATCTAGCGTTCCGTTGTCGCAACTCGAGGACCGGCAGTCTCGCCTGGAGCAACTGATCGACGACCTCGCCGAGACTGTTAATGCCCTACGGCCACCGTCTCACCCCCGTCGACGAGACCGCGATTACCGTCCCAGATTGTCTCCGAGGTCTAGCTCCCGTTCCGGTCCTCGTCGACGCGTCTACTGCTGGTATCACAGCAACTTCGGTGCCAGCGCGCGTCAGTGTCGTCCTCCTTGCAGCTGGCAGGGAAACGTACCGCAGAGCCACTGA